The nucleotide sequence GACGCGATCCCGCGTCCGACATCCCTAGGAGGATCGATGAAGATCAGAGCAGTTTCCGCTTCGGCCGTGGTGATCGCCGCGCTCGCGTTCGCGGTGAGCGCCGCCCCCGCCACGGCTGCCGAGTCGGACGTCCAGCTCTCCGTGATCCACGGAGTGCCCGGCACGCCCGTCGACGTGTGGGTGAACGGCACCGACACGATCAAGAACTTCCAGCCCGGCACGATGGCCGGTCCGCTGACCCTGCCGGCCGGGACCTACAGCGTCTCGATCACCAAGGTGGGCGCCACCTCGGCGACGGACAGCCCGGTGATCGGCCCCATCGACCTGCCGCTCGCAGCGGGCGGCGACTATTCGGCGGTCGCGCACCTCGACGCATCGGGCAAGCCGACGGCCACGCTGTTCACGAACGACATGTCCGCCACGGCGGCCGGCCAGGGCCGCCTGACCGTCCGGCACGTCGCGGCGGCTCCCGCGGT is from Leifsonia sp. 466MF and encodes:
- a CDS encoding DUF4397 domain-containing protein; protein product: MKIRAVSASAVVIAALAFAVSAAPATAAESDVQLSVIHGVPGTPVDVWVNGTDTIKNFQPGTMAGPLTLPAGTYSVSITKVGATSATDSPVIGPIDLPLAAGGDYSAVAHLDASGKPTATLFTNDMSATAAGQGRLTVRHVAAAPAVDVVAGGKAVVSNLTNPNEAKLDLPASTVSASVTAAGTTEPALIGPADVTIADGTNTIVYAYGSATDKNLALMVQTIDGLGTPPNGVQAGTTGAAFRADQAARSEQIALWVGAIALLLTAAVAAGLVVRRTRAESTRG